The following proteins come from a genomic window of Deinococcus aerophilus:
- the lysA gene encoding diaminopimelate decarboxylase, whose translation MSASLSPAARTPSVARIPAAALHDAAGRFGTPLYVYNAAELDAAVARVQAAFGDARVYYAMKANPNLSVLRRLFAAGVGFECVSPGEIARAEHVGAAGDALLVNGPAKSDAEYAAGGRLGATFIVDRAGEAPLLPPGSRVLVRVNPALAVSTHDHLATGAANSKFGVTPEQVPPLLDALRAAGHTPLGLHVHIGSAIRDAHDFTAAFGRLAELRPHTGPLAVLDAGGGWGLDADLPGIAREAWAAAHAFGAQLWVEPGRYLVARAGTLLTRVVGTKRTGRDFCLVDAGMTELMRPMLYGAVHPVTAVGKAAVDEAAGEVGLWDLAGPACESGDVLARDVPLPAPQRGDLLAIGEAGAYGAAMSSSYLTRSRPAEALWDGSDWTLIRRRETPQDVWAMEL comes from the coding sequence GTGAGCGCCTCCCTGTCTCCTGCCGCCCGGACCCCGTCTGTCGCCCGCATTCCCGCCGCCGCGCTGCACGACGCTGCCGGGCGCTTCGGCACACCGCTGTACGTCTACAACGCCGCCGAACTGGACGCCGCCGTGGCGCGGGTGCAGGCCGCCTTCGGAGACGCACGGGTGTACTACGCCATGAAGGCGAACCCCAACCTGAGCGTGCTGCGCCGTCTGTTTGCGGCCGGGGTGGGCTTCGAGTGCGTCAGTCCCGGCGAAATTGCCCGCGCCGAACACGTGGGGGCGGCAGGCGACGCCCTGCTGGTCAACGGGCCGGCCAAGTCGGACGCGGAATACGCGGCGGGCGGGCGGCTGGGGGCCACCTTCATCGTGGACCGCGCCGGGGAGGCCCCACTGCTGCCCCCCGGGTCACGGGTGCTCGTGCGGGTGAATCCGGCCCTGGCGGTCAGCACCCACGACCACCTCGCAACCGGCGCGGCGAACAGCAAGTTCGGGGTGACGCCCGAGCAGGTGCCGCCGCTGCTGGACGCCCTGCGTGCGGCCGGGCACACCCCGCTTGGCCTGCATGTTCACATCGGCAGCGCGATCCGCGACGCCCACGACTTCACGGCGGCCTTCGGGCGGCTCGCCGAGCTGCGTCCCCACACCGGTCCGCTGGCCGTGCTGGACGCGGGCGGCGGCTGGGGGCTGGACGCCGATCTGCCGGGCATCGCCCGCGAGGCCTGGGCCGCCGCCCACGCTTTCGGAGCGCAGCTGTGGGTCGAGCCGGGCCGTTACCTCGTCGCGCGGGCCGGCACGCTGCTCACGCGGGTGGTGGGGACCAAGCGCACCGGGCGTGACTTCTGTCTGGTGGACGCAGGCATGACCGAACTGATGCGGCCGATGCTGTACGGCGCGGTTCATCCGGTGACCGCTGTCGGTAAGGCGGCTGTGGATGAGGCAGCAGGCGAGGTCGGCCTCTGGGATCTTGCCGGCCCCGCCTGCGAAAGTGGCGACGTGCTTGCCCGCGATGTGCCGCTGCCTGCCCCGCAGCGCGGTGACCTGCTCGCCATCGGCGAGGCCGGGGCCTACGGGGCGGCCATGAGCAGCAGCTACCTCACGCGCTCCCGCCCCGCCGAGGCGCTGTGGGACGGCAGCGACTGGACGCTGATCCGCCGCCGCGAGACGCCGCAGGACGTGTGGGCAATGGAACTCTGA
- a CDS encoding cold-shock protein: MAQGRVKWFNVEKGYGFIEHPGNPDVFVHYSAIQSGGFRKLNEGDEVEFEVEAGQGNKGPQAKNVVVTNAAPAPMGGSTGGMGGGNRGGGSRW; the protein is encoded by the coding sequence ATGGCTCAAGGTCGAGTAAAGTGGTTTAACGTCGAGAAAGGTTACGGCTTCATCGAGCATCCCGGCAACCCCGACGTGTTCGTGCACTACAGCGCCATTCAGAGCGGCGGTTTCCGCAAGCTGAACGAAGGCGATGAAGTCGAGTTCGAAGTCGAGGCCGGACAGGGCAACAAAGGCCCCCAGGCCAAGAATGTCGTTGTGACCAACGCCGCTCCCGCTCCTATGGGCGGCAGCACCGGCGGCATGGGCGGCGGCAACCGTGGTGGCGGCAGCCGCTGGTAA
- a CDS encoding NAD(P)H-dependent oxidoreductase subunit E, with amino-acid sequence MPITRLEICNEHLTVDQREALLDAVWAALRISPGMVTADGNVELALSQCGPAVRAEDAPLVRVDGQEYTNVTPALLVTLLRRWAR; translated from the coding sequence ATGCCCATCACCCGTCTGGAAATCTGCAACGAACACCTCACCGTGGATCAGCGCGAGGCGCTGCTGGACGCCGTCTGGGCGGCCCTGCGGATCAGTCCCGGTATGGTCACGGCAGACGGCAACGTGGAGCTGGCCCTGTCGCAGTGCGGCCCCGCCGTCCGTGCCGAGGACGCCCCGCTGGTGCGGGTGGACGGACAGGAGTACACCAATGTCACGCCGGCCTTGCTCGTTACCCTGCTGCGGCGCTGGGCCCGCTGA
- a CDS encoding DMT family transporter yields MTAPVSSPPTEQQTRQALLGVLITICLWGANVVVLKAVLGVLNPETTNTGRMLIAGAVLMTLAVRAHGWPRWNARTWFTVAGVGLLGNTLFQATFLTGIRLNPAGVAGLVNGLVPVLVLPLGLLLGQRFTRRQGLGVGVAFAGLLGLLLLTRAPGVAVTPAGLLWLVGAAVIWALYTLFNRPLSARLGALPFVAFSLVLGSVPYLLYALPHLQLGTEAGTGAPLLAWVGVLFSALGANVVAYLAWARGAQVLGAARTSVWQALAPVVALVLSAALLHERLPPSVWGVAGIILAGGTLANWPKTDRSARETEQDALTGKAS; encoded by the coding sequence GTGACTGCGCCCGTTTCTTCACCCCCCACCGAACAGCAGACCCGGCAGGCGCTGCTGGGCGTTCTGATCACCATCTGCCTGTGGGGAGCCAACGTGGTGGTCCTCAAGGCCGTGCTGGGGGTGCTGAATCCCGAGACCACCAACACCGGGCGCATGCTCATCGCAGGAGCGGTGCTGATGACGCTGGCCGTGCGCGCCCACGGCTGGCCGCGCTGGAACGCGCGGACCTGGTTCACGGTGGCCGGTGTGGGGCTGCTGGGCAACACGCTGTTTCAGGCGACCTTTCTGACCGGCATCCGGCTGAATCCGGCGGGGGTGGCGGGACTGGTCAACGGACTGGTGCCGGTGCTGGTGTTGCCACTGGGCCTGCTGCTGGGCCAGCGCTTTACCCGCCGTCAGGGGCTGGGGGTGGGCGTGGCGTTTGCCGGACTGCTGGGCCTGCTGCTGCTCACCCGTGCGCCGGGGGTGGCCGTTACGCCTGCGGGGCTGCTGTGGCTGGTGGGCGCCGCCGTGATCTGGGCGCTGTACACGCTGTTCAACCGTCCGCTGTCGGCGCGGCTGGGGGCCCTGCCCTTCGTGGCCTTCAGTCTGGTGCTGGGTAGTGTGCCGTACCTGCTGTACGCGCTGCCGCACCTGCAGTTGGGCACAGAGGCGGGCACGGGCGCGCCGCTGCTCGCGTGGGTGGGCGTGCTGTTCAGCGCCCTGGGGGCCAATGTGGTGGCCTACTTAGCCTGGGCACGCGGCGCACAGGTGCTGGGAGCGGCCCGCACCAGCGTGTGGCAGGCGCTGGCCCCGGTGGTGGCGCTGGTCCTGAGCGCCGCGTTGCTGCACGAGCGGCTGCCGCCCAGTGTCTGGGGTGTCGCCGGGATCATTCTCGCCGGAGGAACGCTGGCGAACTGGCCGAAAACGGACCGGAGCGCCCGGGAGACAGAGCAGGACGCCCTCACGGGGAAGGCGTCCTGA
- a CDS encoding alpha/beta hydrolase yields the protein MEQFAQFSVEGQRLYGMLHTPDTPAPESGWPSVVLVHGFTGNRSEHHRLFVRLSRLLAARGIASLRFDCRGSGDSQGEFEEMTVTREVEDTAAACAYLRRQPGVDPERVMLLGYSMGGMVAALAARDVRAHRLLLWAPALAEAWLPLMRGGLLPPGVTDADGWPVGRAFLQELPRLRPLEAAAAWGGVAHVLHGDADVVCPPEWGVRYAAALGCDAVAIPGGTHNFTSLETTDMLYSQTLRFLRGG from the coding sequence ATGGAACAGTTTGCGCAGTTCAGCGTGGAGGGGCAGCGGCTGTACGGCATGCTGCATACGCCCGATACGCCCGCGCCGGAATCCGGCTGGCCCTCGGTGGTGCTGGTTCACGGCTTTACTGGCAACCGCAGCGAGCACCACCGCCTGTTCGTGCGGCTGTCGCGGCTGCTCGCGGCCCGGGGCATCGCCAGCCTGCGCTTTGACTGCCGGGGCAGCGGCGACTCGCAGGGGGAATTCGAGGAGATGACGGTGACCCGCGAGGTCGAGGACACCGCCGCCGCCTGCGCCTACCTGCGCCGCCAGCCGGGCGTGGACCCCGAACGGGTGATGCTGCTGGGGTACAGCATGGGAGGCATGGTGGCGGCGCTGGCCGCCCGGGACGTGCGGGCCCACCGGCTGCTGCTGTGGGCCCCGGCCCTGGCCGAGGCGTGGTTGCCGCTGATGCGCGGCGGCCTGTTGCCCCCCGGCGTGACCGACGCGGACGGCTGGCCGGTGGGCCGCGCCTTCTTGCAGGAACTGCCCCGGCTGCGTCCGCTGGAGGCCGCCGCCGCCTGGGGCGGGGTGGCCCATGTGCTGCACGGCGACGCCGACGTGGTCTGTCCGCCCGAGTGGGGCGTGCGGTATGCGGCGGCGCTGGGCTGTGACGCGGTGGCCATTCCCGGCGGCACCCACAACTTCACCAGCCTGGAGACCACCGACATGCTGTACAGCCAGACGCTGCGTTTTTTGAGGGGGGGCTAG
- a CDS encoding gamma carbonic anhydrase family protein, with amino-acid sequence MARYALEGHVPEIHATAFIAPSAELIGRVQVAAQASVWFGAVLRGDLEAITIGRGSNVQDGAVLHTDEGWPCTLEEEVTVGHRAIVHGASCGPGSLVGMGAVMLSGSSLGAGAVLGAGAVLPEGAHVPDGMLAVGVPARVIRSVQVGGNATRYIENARRFRRHLQLVEDSGTLAAQENPVAGVPELVEGL; translated from the coding sequence ATGGCGCGCTACGCCCTAGAGGGGCATGTTCCTGAAATTCATGCCACGGCCTTTATCGCGCCCAGCGCCGAGCTGATTGGCCGGGTGCAGGTGGCGGCCCAGGCCAGCGTGTGGTTTGGTGCCGTGCTGCGCGGCGATCTGGAGGCCATCACCATCGGGCGCGGCAGCAACGTGCAAGACGGCGCGGTGCTGCACACCGACGAGGGCTGGCCGTGCACGCTGGAGGAGGAGGTCACGGTGGGCCACCGTGCCATTGTCCACGGGGCCAGTTGCGGGCCGGGCAGTCTGGTGGGCATGGGAGCGGTGATGCTCAGCGGGTCCAGTCTGGGTGCCGGGGCCGTGCTGGGAGCGGGCGCCGTGCTGCCCGAGGGTGCCCATGTCCCCGACGGCATGCTGGCCGTGGGCGTGCCGGCCCGCGTCATCCGCTCGGTGCAGGTGGGCGGCAACGCCACGCGCTACATCGAGAATGCCCGGCGGTTTCGCCGCCACCTGCAGCTTGTGGAGGATTCCGGAACCCTGGCGGCACAGGAGAATCCGGTTGCCGGAGTTCCGGAACTCGTGGAGGGTCTGTGA
- a CDS encoding TerC family protein, which translates to MESLFGWVTQPEAWLAFATLLMLEIVLGIDNVIFISILAAKLPPEQRQRARTVGLLGAMLMRLALLFSIAVIYRLQDDVLRVFGMGFSGRDLILLFGGLFLLYKAVREMHEQLEGPGSHEVGVGGAVSASFAAIIAQIMVLDIVFSLDSVITAVGMADDIGVMVSAVVLTVLIMLVAARPIGDFVQAHPTVKMLALAFLLLIGVNLIADGLGFKIPKGYTYFAMGFAIGVELLNLRARRGRAVELHGSGRQPDAN; encoded by the coding sequence ATGGAAAGTCTGTTTGGCTGGGTGACCCAGCCCGAAGCGTGGCTCGCCTTTGCCACCCTGTTGATGCTGGAAATTGTGCTGGGCATTGACAACGTGATCTTTATTTCTATTCTGGCGGCCAAACTGCCCCCTGAGCAGCGGCAGCGGGCACGCACCGTGGGTCTGCTCGGGGCCATGCTGATGCGGCTGGCGCTGCTGTTCTCCATCGCCGTCATCTACCGCCTGCAAGATGATGTGTTGCGGGTGTTCGGCATGGGGTTTTCGGGGCGCGACCTGATCCTGCTGTTCGGCGGGCTGTTCCTGCTGTACAAGGCCGTCAGGGAGATGCACGAGCAGCTCGAAGGCCCCGGCTCACACGAAGTGGGGGTGGGAGGCGCGGTGTCGGCGAGCTTCGCGGCGATCATCGCGCAGATCATGGTGCTCGACATCGTCTTCAGCCTGGATTCAGTGATCACGGCGGTGGGCATGGCCGACGACATTGGTGTGATGGTCAGCGCCGTGGTCCTGACCGTGCTGATCATGCTGGTCGCCGCGCGGCCCATCGGGGACTTTGTGCAGGCGCACCCCACGGTCAAGATGCTGGCGCTGGCCTTCTTGCTTCTGATCGGCGTGAACCTGATTGCCGACGGCCTGGGCTTCAAGATTCCCAAGGGCTACACGTACTTCGCCATGGGCTTCGCCATCGGCGTGGAACTGCTGAACCTGCGGGCGCGCAGGGGCCGAGCGGTGGAACTGCACGGGTCGGGCCGTCAGCCGGACGCAAACTGA
- a CDS encoding phospholipase A2, with translation MRQILLPAAALSLTLMACGQTPPQAVTAPAAYAQRPELQDAGSQAILQRYGNDPGLLAALQEAYGERPGTLTLPAAPAITGLDLNSDRLAYVKRTGWGTVGNYNAQYAAYAFTGQPYPGLDWTRDGCSAPDGLGLGYREDFRPACNVHDFGYRNLKVYERTSANRKTTDEAFYTNMKSICAAKSWYKRPACYSAAYAYYQGVRVGGDDSF, from the coding sequence ATGCGTCAAATCCTGCTGCCCGCCGCCGCGCTGTCCCTCACCCTGATGGCCTGTGGTCAGACGCCCCCTCAGGCCGTCACGGCCCCCGCCGCCTACGCCCAGCGCCCGGAACTGCAGGACGCGGGCAGCCAGGCCATCCTGCAGCGCTACGGCAACGATCCGGGCCTGCTCGCCGCCCTGCAGGAAGCCTACGGCGAGCGTCCCGGCACCCTGACGCTGCCCGCCGCACCCGCCATCACGGGTCTGGACCTGAACAGCGACCGGCTGGCGTATGTCAAGCGCACCGGCTGGGGAACCGTGGGCAATTACAATGCCCAGTACGCGGCCTACGCCTTTACCGGCCAGCCGTATCCGGGCCTGGACTGGACCCGCGACGGCTGCAGCGCCCCCGACGGCCTGGGCCTGGGCTACCGCGAGGACTTCAGGCCCGCGTGCAATGTTCACGACTTCGGCTACCGCAACCTCAAGGTGTACGAGCGGACCAGCGCCAACCGCAAGACCACCGACGAGGCCTTCTACACCAACATGAAGAGCATCTGCGCGGCCAAGAGTTGGTACAAGCGTCCGGCGTGTTACAGCGCCGCCTATGCGTACTACCAGGGAGTCCGGGTCGGGGGTGACGACAGCTTCTAG
- a CDS encoding TetR/AcrR family transcriptional regulator — MKGVTVPSSSASAPLPETTRARIGQEAARLFVASGYHGVSMREVAEAVGVTKPALYHHYADKESLFLAMLDGALAGLARLIEHAAAQSGLSAQLDTLVSELVDSAPEQRLGLQLASELRHVSPERRRSFETEYRRVWMGGLSALFEAAAARGELRADLPPPVLTRAFLALIYPLVTGTPPADPQGTARALLSVYLDGARPR; from the coding sequence ATGAAAGGCGTGACCGTGCCCTCCAGCTCCGCTTCTGCCCCGTTGCCCGAAACCACCCGCGCCCGCATCGGGCAGGAGGCGGCTCGGCTGTTCGTGGCAAGCGGGTACCACGGCGTGTCCATGCGCGAGGTCGCCGAGGCGGTGGGCGTGACCAAGCCCGCGCTGTACCACCACTACGCCGACAAGGAATCGCTGTTTCTGGCGATGCTCGACGGCGCGCTGGCCGGGCTGGCCCGCCTGATCGAACACGCCGCGGCCCAGAGCGGCCTCTCGGCGCAGCTGGATACGCTTGTCAGCGAGCTGGTGGACAGTGCCCCCGAGCAGCGCCTGGGATTGCAGCTGGCCTCGGAGTTGCGGCATGTCTCGCCCGAACGCCGCCGCAGTTTCGAGACCGAGTACCGCCGTGTGTGGATGGGCGGGCTCAGCGCCCTGTTCGAGGCCGCCGCCGCCCGCGGCGAGCTGCGCGCCGACCTGCCGCCACCGGTCCTGACCCGCGCGTTCCTGGCCCTGATCTACCCGCTGGTGACGGGCACGCCGCCCGCCGATCCGCAGGGCACGGCGCGGGCGCTGCTCTCGGTGTATCTGGACGGCGCCAGGCCGCGCTGA
- a CDS encoding SDR family oxidoreductase, producing MSKDTTATMQGRTVLITGATGGIGRITARDLARRGAQVTIVGRDLDRTLRVAAEIGAAGTLIADLSEPAQVRRAAAEFRDRAGALDVLINNAGAMYSTRQENRGGTEMTWALNHLAPFLLTRELLPLLRRGEAPRVVTVASGAHAMGRIHFDDPEFRRGYSGWAAYAQSKLANVLFARELARREPGLQSNSLHPGMVATGFAHNNGGLTSRLYGVVDRFAITPEQGAQTSVHLAADDIRVSGRYFAESRETAPAPQALDDGAALRLWQLSEAYLEQDAPDREEATVSLPDPSGERPYPERM from the coding sequence ATGAGCAAAGACACCACCGCAACCATGCAGGGCCGCACGGTCCTGATCACCGGGGCCACCGGAGGCATCGGGCGAATCACGGCGCGCGACCTGGCCCGCCGGGGCGCACAGGTCACCATCGTGGGCCGGGACCTCGACAGAACCCTGCGCGTCGCCGCAGAGATCGGGGCGGCCGGTACGCTGATCGCCGACCTGTCCGAACCGGCGCAGGTCCGGCGGGCCGCCGCGGAGTTCCGCGACCGCGCCGGAGCACTGGATGTCCTGATCAACAACGCCGGGGCGATGTACAGCACGCGCCAGGAAAACCGCGGCGGTACCGAGATGACCTGGGCCCTCAATCACCTCGCCCCCTTTCTGCTGACCCGGGAGCTGCTGCCCCTGCTGCGCCGGGGAGAGGCCCCCCGGGTCGTGACGGTGGCCTCGGGCGCCCACGCCATGGGCCGCATTCATTTTGATGATCCGGAATTCCGCCGGGGATACAGCGGCTGGGCCGCCTATGCCCAGAGCAAACTGGCCAACGTCCTGTTTGCCCGCGAACTTGCCCGGCGCGAACCGGGGCTGCAGAGCAACAGCCTGCACCCCGGCATGGTTGCCACCGGGTTTGCCCACAACAACGGCGGCCTGACCAGCCGGCTGTACGGAGTGGTGGACCGCTTTGCCATCACGCCCGAACAGGGCGCCCAGACCAGCGTGCATCTGGCGGCGGACGACATCCGGGTCTCGGGGCGCTACTTTGCCGAATCGCGCGAGACGGCCCCCGCTCCGCAGGCCCTTGATGACGGCGCGGCGTTGCGGCTGTGGCAGCTGAGCGAGGCGTATCTGGAGCAGGATGCCCCGGACCGCGAGGAGGCCACCGTGTCGCTGCCCGACCCCAGCGGGGAGCGCCCCTACCCCGAGCGGATGTAA
- a CDS encoding S41 family peptidase yields MPTIRLFRVLPAALLLALSIAGASPASELFRAATEQVTREYYGWSTADLRVLSEKYGAMLRVKCAPEGEACSYATGREVLGDLFKEFGDAHTNVRDPEGAERLREVTQDLAVQRTGARVVRVEGGLLVVSVMPGSPAEEEGLRVFDLLTTVNGEAAGKRGSENAPVGPGEFIRLERAAQPIRVSVMRAATVPLNLILSTRRLQARDVPTLAWAGMDGKVAVISYPSFLSQDAAALFLTRVREAISGGARGLIVDLRYNGGGSLNECVAAASVFAPVEYRSQTRRGQAVATYRYTGLNGQSGRFLDRQIAPPGSAVWKGPSAILVGPNTASCAEVFTYYARRAGAVAVGEPTRGVGNSGVVFDALPDGGVVSVTVLRAFNEADQPLPDRITPDVLAPTDLRALTEQGRDLTLEAALGTLDPRSAGGPSGSER; encoded by the coding sequence GTGCCCACAATCCGGCTGTTCCGTGTCCTTCCTGCGGCCCTGCTGCTCGCCCTCTCCATCGCGGGCGCGAGTCCGGCCAGCGAGCTGTTCCGGGCCGCGACCGAGCAGGTCACGCGCGAGTACTACGGCTGGTCCACGGCCGATCTGCGCGTCCTGAGCGAGAAGTACGGCGCCATGCTGCGCGTGAAGTGTGCGCCCGAGGGCGAGGCCTGCTCCTACGCCACCGGCCGCGAGGTCCTGGGCGACCTGTTCAAGGAATTCGGGGACGCCCACACCAATGTCCGTGATCCGGAGGGAGCCGAGCGGCTGCGCGAGGTCACGCAGGACTTGGCCGTGCAGCGCACCGGGGCGCGGGTGGTGCGGGTCGAGGGCGGGCTGCTCGTGGTGTCGGTGATGCCCGGCAGCCCGGCCGAGGAAGAAGGGCTGCGGGTCTTTGACCTGCTCACCACCGTGAACGGCGAGGCGGCGGGCAAGCGCGGCAGCGAGAACGCCCCGGTTGGCCCCGGCGAGTTCATCCGGCTGGAACGGGCCGCGCAGCCCATCCGCGTGAGCGTCATGCGGGCCGCCACCGTCCCGCTGAACCTGATCCTGAGCACCCGCCGCCTGCAGGCGCGCGACGTGCCCACGCTGGCCTGGGCCGGCATGGACGGCAAGGTGGCGGTGATCTCGTATCCGTCCTTCCTGTCGCAGGACGCCGCCGCACTCTTCCTGACGCGGGTGCGCGAGGCGATCTCGGGGGGGGCCAGGGGCCTGATCGTGGACCTGCGCTACAACGGCGGCGGCAGCCTGAACGAATGTGTGGCTGCCGCCAGCGTGTTCGCGCCGGTCGAGTACCGCTCGCAGACCCGCCGGGGTCAGGCGGTGGCCACCTACCGCTACACCGGCCTGAACGGGCAGTCGGGCCGTTTTCTGGACCGCCAGATCGCTCCGCCCGGCAGCGCGGTCTGGAAGGGCCCGTCCGCCATTCTGGTGGGACCGAACACCGCCTCGTGCGCCGAGGTCTTTACCTACTACGCCCGTCGGGCGGGCGCGGTCGCGGTGGGCGAACCGACCCGTGGGGTGGGCAACAGCGGCGTGGTGTTCGATGCGCTGCCCGACGGCGGCGTGGTCTCGGTGACGGTGCTGCGCGCCTTCAACGAGGCCGATCAGCCGCTGCCCGACCGCATCACGCCCGACGTGCTGGCCCCGACCGACCTGCGGGCGCTGACCGAGCAGGGCCGCGACCTGACCCTGGAAGCGGCGCTGGGCACGCTGGACCCCCGCTCGGCGGGGGGGCCGAGCGGGAGCGAACGCTGA
- the tilS gene encoding tRNA lysidine(34) synthetase TilS: MSPLIRFLAPYAGQVVVLGVSGGADSVALLRGLLLAGARPVAVHLDHALRPESAEDAGWVAALAGALEVPYHGARVDVGVVAARRGWNLEDAARRVRYDLLGRVAREHAATAVLTAHTRRDQAETVLMEVLRGEGVIQGIPSVRGRVQRPWLAVARPEVEAFLRDLGQGWREDASNADPRFTRAWLRREVMPVLSARFPGVEAALARLAHHGAEDDAALEALAARLTLHAPLRGQPEAVLRRWVRRQLQAAGLEFHTSHLQGLARALADGQTAHLTLPGARDVTVTAGRLDLGDSQATSPAAEAEFALPPGWHRRQRMPGDRIRLPGGTRKLSDVLTDLKVPRGVRDAVPLLVSGDGVQWVGLNPAVWAVGARETVGAAPGPWHTAMGEALTLARLSAQEGEVPVGAVVLGPDGAVVGRGRNTSRADGDMTRHAELAALREAAVTLGTPYLGDCTLVVTLEPCPMCLGAALEARVGAVVYGAANPKAGALGGVSDLLGHRWGHAPAVTGGVRAGEAARLLRDTFRGLRERAQARS; this comes from the coding sequence GTGTCGCCGTTGATTCGTTTCCTCGCGCCCTACGCGGGACAGGTGGTGGTGCTGGGCGTCTCGGGCGGCGCGGACTCGGTGGCGCTGTTGCGGGGCCTGCTGCTTGCCGGAGCACGTCCGGTGGCCGTTCATCTGGACCACGCCCTGCGTCCCGAGTCGGCCGAGGATGCCGGGTGGGTCGCCGCGCTGGCCGGGGCCCTGGAAGTTCCCTACCACGGGGCGCGGGTGGATGTGGGGGTGGTGGCCGCGCGGCGCGGCTGGAATCTGGAAGACGCCGCCCGCCGGGTGCGCTACGACCTGCTGGGCCGCGTGGCCCGCGAGCACGCGGCCACGGCGGTCCTGACTGCCCACACCCGCCGCGATCAGGCCGAGACGGTGCTGATGGAGGTGCTGCGCGGCGAGGGCGTGATCCAGGGGATTCCGTCGGTCCGGGGCCGGGTCCAGCGCCCATGGCTGGCCGTGGCGCGCCCGGAGGTCGAGGCCTTTTTGCGCGACCTGGGCCAGGGCTGGCGCGAGGACGCCTCCAACGCCGACCCGCGTTTTACCCGCGCGTGGCTGCGCCGTGAGGTGATGCCGGTCCTGAGCGCCCGCTTTCCGGGGGTCGAGGCCGCGCTCGCCCGGCTGGCCCACCACGGAGCCGAGGATGACGCCGCGCTGGAGGCCCTGGCTGCCCGCCTGACCCTCCACGCGCCCCTGCGGGGACAGCCGGAGGCGGTGCTGCGCCGCTGGGTGCGCCGGCAACTGCAGGCCGCCGGGCTGGAATTCCATACCAGCCACCTGCAGGGGCTCGCGCGGGCGCTGGCGGACGGCCAGACCGCGCACCTTACCCTGCCCGGCGCGCGCGACGTGACCGTGACGGCGGGTCGGCTGGACCTGGGGGACAGCCAGGCCACATCACCCGCCGCCGAAGCTGAGTTTGCGCTGCCACCCGGCTGGCACCGGCGCCAGCGCATGCCGGGAGACCGCATCCGGCTGCCGGGGGGAACGCGCAAGCTCAGCGACGTTCTGACCGACCTGAAGGTGCCGCGGGGCGTGCGCGACGCCGTGCCGCTGCTCGTGTCCGGTGACGGGGTGCAGTGGGTGGGCCTGAATCCAGCGGTCTGGGCGGTCGGGGCACGGGAAACGGTGGGTGCGGCGCCCGGGCCCTGGCACACGGCGATGGGCGAGGCGCTGACCCTGGCCCGCCTGTCGGCGCAGGAAGGAGAGGTGCCGGTGGGAGCGGTGGTGCTGGGGCCGGACGGCGCGGTGGTGGGGCGCGGTCGCAACACCTCGCGCGCCGACGGGGACATGACCCGCCACGCCGAACTCGCCGCGCTGAGGGAGGCGGCGGTCACGCTGGGCACGCCGTACCTGGGAGACTGCACGCTGGTGGTCACGCTGGAACCCTGTCCGATGTGTCTGGGCGCGGCGCTGGAAGCGCGGGTGGGTGCCGTGGTCTACGGCGCCGCCAACCCGAAAGCGGGGGCGCTGGGCGGGGTCAGCGATCTGCTGGGCCACCGCTGGGGCCACGCGCCCGCGGTCACGGGCGGCGTCCGCGCCGGAGAAGCGGCCCGGCTGCTCCGGGACACCTTCCGGGGGCTCCGGGAAAGGGCACAGGCCCGGAGCTGA
- a CDS encoding peroxiredoxin yields the protein MFLRAGQPAPDFESRSDDGRMVRLRDLRGRWVVLSFYPRAASPGCSVQAQGLEAALPEFTRLGAQVVGVSGDTEARQASFRERCGLSYPLLPDGTRRISRAYGVPGGLGAWLGLSARVTFLIDPQGTLAHIHRGADPATHAAAALNELRRRSGAGQS from the coding sequence ATGTTTCTCCGCGCCGGACAGCCGGCCCCCGACTTCGAGAGCCGCAGCGACGACGGGCGCATGGTCCGCCTGCGTGACCTGCGTGGCCGGTGGGTGGTGCTGTCGTTCTACCCTCGGGCCGCTTCCCCGGGCTGCTCGGTTCAGGCCCAGGGACTGGAGGCCGCGCTGCCGGAGTTCACGCGGCTGGGCGCACAGGTGGTCGGCGTCAGCGGCGATACCGAGGCGCGGCAGGCCAGCTTCCGCGAGCGCTGCGGGCTGTCGTATCCCCTGCTGCCCGACGGAACGCGCCGGATCTCGCGGGCCTACGGGGTGCCGGGCGGCCTGGGAGCGTGGCTGGGCCTGAGTGCGCGCGTTACTTTTCTGATCGATCCCCAGGGCACGCTGGCCCATATCCACCGCGGCGCCGATCCCGCCACCCACGCTGCGGCGGCACTGAACGAATTGCGTCGGCGCAGCGGGGCCGGGCAGTCCTAG